From Montipora foliosa isolate CH-2021 chromosome 6, ASM3666993v2, whole genome shotgun sequence, a single genomic window includes:
- the LOC138005578 gene encoding galanin receptor 2a-like: MVNENKAFEKSDLQCGTKSLATHKNQYSRIEQKKHDGKYLCYGIWSDNLETNLSIYRYEVVAYFVFFYAVPFCLMIVLYTLIIRVLKRRQAFGENMSQNRIQAQNVTVVKMLVTVVLLFAFVWLPTHILLLMSAFDHNTLQCVPTSVILLLTMLAHANGALNPCIYLIFNENYRKGLKQLLVKCRSKPVKGIGIKKDKQWWPGTSTLERDPSRAGIKGFFRDLSTEGFTRKLG; the protein is encoded by the exons ATGGTTAACGAAAACAAGGCATTTGAAAAATCAGACTTACAGTGCGGAACTAAATCGCTCGCAACTCATAAAAACCAGTACAGTCGTATTGAGCAGAAG AAACACGACGGAAAGTACCTTTGCTATGGGATTTGGAGCGACAATCTCGAAACCAACCTCAGCATCTATCGGTACGAGGTCGTGGCATACTTCGTTTTTTTCTACGCCGTCCCCTTTTGTTTGATGATCGTCCTGTATACGTTGATAATTCGCGTTTTGAAGAGGCGTCAGGCTTTTGGTGAAAATATGTCACAGAATCGAAtccaagctcaaaatgttacTGTTGTAAAAATGCTTGTTACGGTTGTACTCCTTTTCGCATTTGTCTGGTTGCCAACTCACATTCTATTATTGATGTCCGCATTTGATCACAACACACTGCAGTGTGTACCAACTTCCGTTATACTGTTGCTCACCATGCTAGCTCATGCTAACGGAGCACTGAATCCCTGCATCTATCTTATCTTCAACGAAAACTATCGTAAAGGGCTTAAACAGCTCCtggttaaa tgtCGCAGCAAACCGGTTAAGGGAATCGGCATCAAGAAAGATAAACAGTGGTGGCCTGGCACATCGACTCTGGAACGCGATCCATCTCGTGCAGGCATCAAGGGTTTCTTTCGTGATTTGTCGACGGAAGGTTTCACGAGGAAACTCGGATGA